The genomic stretch AAGAGAATTAATCTCTTTGAAAGATAAACAAATGGGTATTCACAAAATCCCCTTCTTTCAAAGAGAAGGGGATTTTTTTTATCTTGAGGAGACAAATGAGCTTACACACAAAAAATGATTTCACTTTTGGCCCGTTTACTTTTGAAAATGGAGATACTTTACCGCAGGTGACTCTAACCTATGAAACCTGGGGTGAGCTGAACGAAGAAAAAGACAATGCCATCCTGATCTGTCATGCCCTGACCGGCACAAGTC from Calditrichota bacterium encodes the following:
- a CDS encoding alpha/beta fold hydrolase, with amino-acid sequence MSLHTKNDFTFGPFTFENGDTLPQVTLTYETWGELNEEKDNAILICHALTGTSHAASGELDESPGWWEFLIGPDKAVDTNQFFVICANVLGG